AACGTCATTCTCCAGTTGCGGGGGATCACCAAGACCTTTCCCGGCGTGCGCGCGCTCGACCATGTGGACTTCGGACTCCGCCGCGGAGAGGTCCACGCCCTCGTCGGCGAGAACGGCGCCGGCAAGAGCACCCTGATGCACATCCTGGGCGGCATCTACCGGCCGGACGCGGGCCAGATCGTCCTCGACGGCCGGCCGGTGCGCTTTCGCAGCGCCCACGACGCCGCCCTGTGCGGCATCAGCGTGGTCTTCCAGGACCTCTCGCTCGCGGGGAACCTGTCGGTGGCGGAGAATATCTTCGCCAATCGCCAGCCCGTTCGGGCGGGCGCCTTCATCGACTCCGCCGCGCTGGAGCGCCAAACGCGCGAACTTCTCCATCGGTTCAACCTCGACCTCTCGCCCCGCACGCTCGTCAAGCACCTCTCGGCGGCCCAGCAGCAGGTGATCGAGATCCTGAAGGCCATGTCGTACCGGCCGCGCGTGCTTGTGCTGGACGAGCCCACCTCCTCGCTGACCGCGACGGATACGCAACGGCTGTTCCGCAACATGGACCGGCTCAAGGCCGAGGGAACGAGCA
The genomic region above belongs to Planctomycetota bacterium and contains:
- a CDS encoding sugar ABC transporter ATP-binding protein, translating into MADNVILQLRGITKTFPGVRALDHVDFGLRRGEVHALVGENGAGKSTLMHILGGIYRPDAGQIVLDGRPVRFRSAHDAALCGISVVFQDLSLAGNLSVAENIFANRQPVRAGAFIDSAALERQTRELLHRFNLDLSPRTLVKHLSAAQQQVIEILKAMSYRPRVLVLDEPTSSLTATDTQRLFRNMDRLKAEGTSIVYISHHLREVFQVADRVTVLRDGRHVETLPAAGLTEDAIVKRMVGRTLGNIYGERASEIGPEYFRVEGAAAGRFSDVSLSLRRGEILGLAGLV